A region of Mycolicibacterium brumae DNA encodes the following proteins:
- a CDS encoding transposase, with product MSEKRKKYDREFREGAVRIVHETGKPIAQVARDLGVNEGTLGNWVTRDREAREGRGELSRDDVEELKRLRGEVAELRMERDVLKRSVVLWVKEATK from the coding sequence ATGTCAGAGAAACGGAAGAAGTACGACCGGGAGTTCCGTGAAGGAGCTGTTCGGATCGTTCATGAGACGGGTAAGCCGATTGCCCAGGTCGCTCGGGATCTGGGGGTCAACGAGGGCACCTTGGGCAATTGGGTCACTCGGGACCGGGAGGCCCGGGAGGGCCGTGGGGAGTTGAGCCGCGACGATGTCGAGGAGCTCAAACGCCTGCGCGGTGAGGTCGCTGAGCTGCGGATGGAGCGTGATGTCCTCAAGCGATCCGTGGTCCTGTGGGTGAAGGAGGCGACGAAGTGA
- a CDS encoding AraC family transcriptional regulator — MHLVRGSSLTGFAPLVSTHGGDPDALLASAGIDPADAGNDDRFIPLRSAIAAVEDAATVLDVPDLGLQLAQHQSIDILGPVALAARTTATVAEAFTILDTYMSSHSPGIIARITDHADPALRRFEYDFLLQPSPPQSQAIELALGLTLQVLRLFLGAAYRPVAVHVPHPPLGTDSDYRGYFGCTAHFNDPIAGFTLRAKDLQRPLTHDPLAHRLAMHYLTEAHGQRTRDIADTVRSMVRQLLPTGELTAGLVAHQFGIHPKTLQRRLVAEGTTFPELVDQTRRELAHRLLVGTDLPVSHVSRQLGYAEHSVFTRACKRWFGVTPTAYRNRYHPGGGRLAFCMG; from the coding sequence ATGCATCTGGTCCGTGGATCGTCGCTCACCGGGTTCGCTCCGCTTGTCAGCACTCACGGGGGAGATCCGGACGCGCTGCTGGCGTCGGCCGGGATCGATCCCGCCGACGCGGGAAACGATGACCGCTTCATTCCGCTGCGCAGCGCCATTGCCGCGGTCGAAGACGCGGCCACGGTCCTGGATGTGCCCGACTTAGGACTCCAGCTCGCTCAGCACCAGAGCATCGACATCCTCGGCCCGGTCGCGCTCGCGGCCCGCACCACGGCCACCGTCGCCGAGGCGTTCACCATCCTGGACACCTACATGAGCTCCCACAGCCCCGGTATCATCGCACGCATCACCGACCATGCCGATCCGGCGCTGCGGCGGTTCGAATACGACTTCCTGCTGCAGCCGTCGCCCCCGCAATCCCAGGCGATCGAACTAGCATTGGGCCTCACCCTGCAGGTGCTGCGCCTGTTCCTGGGCGCCGCGTACCGACCCGTCGCCGTGCACGTGCCGCACCCGCCGCTGGGAACCGATTCCGACTACCGCGGCTACTTCGGATGCACAGCCCACTTCAACGATCCGATCGCGGGATTCACCCTGCGCGCCAAGGATTTACAGCGCCCGCTCACCCACGATCCGCTGGCACACCGACTCGCCATGCACTACCTGACAGAAGCCCACGGTCAGCGCACACGCGACATCGCCGACACGGTGCGCAGCATGGTGCGCCAACTGCTACCCACCGGCGAACTCACGGCGGGGTTGGTGGCCCATCAGTTCGGCATCCACCCCAAGACCCTGCAGCGACGCCTCGTCGCGGAAGGGACCACCTTCCCCGAACTGGTCGACCAGACCCGCCGTGAACTGGCCCACCGCCTGCTCGTCGGCACCGACCTACCCGTGTCCCACGTGTCGCGCCAGCTCGGCTACGCCGAGCACAGCGTGTTCACCCGCGCCTGCAAACGCTGGTTCGGGGTGACCCCCACCGCGTACCGGAACCGGTACCATCCCGGTGGGGGACGACTTGCCTTCTGTATGGGGTAG
- a CDS encoding IS3 family transposase, whose protein sequence is MSVARFVADQRTKYRVPHTITCALLGVSLAWFYKWIARADDPDGVHTERERRRAERDAAVKEAFGKARELHGSPRLVADLRDEGWAVSEKTVADSMRRQGLVARRIRRRRCLTVQDPSAPKFPDLVKRKFSADRPNQKWVGDITEIPTESGQKCYLATVIDLFGRRLLGSAMGLRPDAELACAAIKMAVAVRGGRAVIWREDPGQRVIFHSDRGSVYTSKLYAKTCRKLGIRQSMGRVGSCFDNAVAESFFSSLEWEVLSRNRFHDIVDARPVVMDWCHTFYNHQRRHSAADGLSPVDYEIREANTKPEAA, encoded by the coding sequence GTGAGCGTGGCACGCTTTGTCGCTGACCAGAGGACCAAATACCGTGTGCCGCATACGATCACGTGCGCTCTGCTGGGGGTGAGTCTGGCGTGGTTCTATAAGTGGATCGCCCGCGCGGATGACCCCGACGGTGTGCACACTGAGCGGGAGCGCCGCCGTGCTGAGCGTGACGCCGCGGTCAAGGAGGCGTTCGGCAAAGCCCGGGAATTGCACGGGTCACCGCGGTTGGTCGCAGACCTGCGTGATGAGGGGTGGGCGGTCTCGGAGAAGACGGTGGCCGATTCGATGCGCCGTCAGGGGTTGGTGGCGCGGCGGATCCGCCGGCGGCGGTGCCTGACGGTTCAGGATCCGTCGGCGCCGAAGTTCCCTGACCTGGTGAAACGGAAGTTCAGCGCCGATCGGCCGAATCAGAAATGGGTGGGCGATATCACCGAGATTCCGACGGAGTCGGGTCAGAAGTGCTACTTGGCCACCGTGATCGATTTGTTTGGCCGGCGGCTGCTGGGGTCGGCGATGGGCCTGCGTCCGGACGCCGAGTTGGCGTGCGCGGCGATCAAGATGGCCGTGGCGGTCCGCGGCGGCCGGGCGGTGATCTGGCGTGAAGATCCTGGTCAGCGGGTGATTTTCCACAGCGACCGGGGCAGCGTCTATACCTCCAAGTTGTACGCCAAGACGTGCCGGAAGCTGGGGATCCGGCAGTCGATGGGTCGGGTGGGATCATGTTTCGACAACGCGGTCGCGGAATCGTTCTTCTCATCGCTGGAGTGGGAAGTGCTGTCCCGCAACCGTTTTCATGATATTGTGGATGCGCGTCCAGTGGTCATGGATTGGTGTCACACTTTCTACAATCACCAACGCCGGCACAGTGCCGCAGACGGGTTATCGCCCGTCGACTACGAAATCAGGGAAGCCAACACCAAGCCGGAAGCGGCATAA
- a CDS encoding DUF1254 domain-containing protein: protein MRFGKAMAIGIAAAVVAAIAGCGGKSEAPTGSSAVTPQEMRTIAKEAYVYGFPMVDMYRIENAYAVSKDSGQYLGDWNQIHSIARVFTPADTTVQTPNSDTPYSFLATDLRTEPLVLTVPPIEQGRYFSLQFIDSYTYVYDLIGSRTTGNGGGTYLLAGPGWQGEKPAGVDKVIRTDTDFGLVLYRTQLFNPADLDNVKKIQAQYKVEPLSTFQKAPAPAPAPAVDFITPLTPDEEKTSLDFFKVLGFTLKYAPVKPEEKELRDRFAKIGIGPDGDFDLATLSDEQRNAIEGGMADAWAELHTFQTEQMQTGKVTSGQLFGSAEQLGGNYLYRFAGAVMGILGLPGAEAMYIPLTNDSAGAKLNGANTYTLTFPAGQLPPVKAFWSVTMYKLPEILLVENPINRYLINSPMLPDLVRNPDGGITLYLQHTSPGPEKESNWLPTPAGDFEMILRTYWPEQAISDGSWTPPKVSKS from the coding sequence ATGAGGTTCGGCAAGGCCATGGCGATTGGTATCGCCGCGGCGGTGGTCGCAGCGATCGCGGGCTGTGGCGGCAAATCCGAAGCGCCCACGGGCAGCTCGGCGGTGACGCCGCAGGAGATGCGCACGATCGCCAAAGAGGCATACGTGTACGGCTTCCCGATGGTGGACATGTACCGCATCGAGAACGCCTACGCGGTCAGCAAGGACAGCGGCCAGTACCTGGGCGACTGGAACCAGATCCACAGCATCGCCCGCGTTTTCACCCCGGCCGACACCACGGTGCAGACACCCAACTCCGATACGCCGTACTCGTTCCTGGCAACCGACCTGCGGACCGAGCCGCTGGTGCTGACGGTGCCGCCGATCGAGCAGGGCCGGTACTTCTCGCTGCAGTTCATCGACAGCTACACCTACGTCTACGACCTAATCGGCAGCCGCACGACCGGCAATGGTGGTGGCACCTACCTGCTGGCCGGCCCCGGCTGGCAGGGCGAGAAACCCGCCGGCGTCGACAAGGTGATCCGCACCGACACTGACTTCGGGCTGGTCCTGTACCGCACGCAGCTGTTCAACCCGGCCGACCTCGACAACGTCAAGAAGATCCAGGCCCAGTACAAGGTCGAGCCGCTCTCGACGTTCCAGAAGGCGCCGGCCCCAGCCCCTGCGCCCGCGGTCGACTTCATCACGCCGCTGACACCGGACGAGGAGAAGACGTCGCTGGACTTCTTCAAGGTCCTGGGCTTCACGCTGAAATACGCACCGGTGAAGCCGGAGGAGAAGGAGCTGCGGGATCGGTTCGCCAAGATCGGGATCGGACCCGACGGGGATTTCGATCTCGCCACGCTCAGCGACGAGCAGCGCAATGCCATCGAGGGCGGCATGGCTGATGCGTGGGCCGAGCTGCACACCTTCCAGACCGAGCAGATGCAGACCGGCAAGGTGACCTCCGGTCAGTTGTTCGGGTCCGCCGAGCAGTTGGGCGGCAACTACCTGTACCGGTTCGCCGGAGCGGTGATGGGCATCCTGGGACTGCCGGGCGCCGAAGCCATGTATATCCCGCTGACCAACGACTCGGCCGGCGCCAAACTCAACGGCGCGAACACCTACACGCTGACCTTCCCCGCTGGGCAGCTCCCGCCGGTGAAGGCGTTCTGGTCGGTCACCATGTACAAACTGCCGGAGATCCTGCTGGTCGAGAACCCGATCAACAGGTACCTGATCAACTCGCCGATGCTGCCGGACCTGGTGCGCAACCCCGACGGCGGGATCACCCTCTACCTGCAGCACACCTCGCCGGGACCGGAGAAGGAATCCAACTGGCTGCCCACCCCGGCCGGCGACTTCGAGATGATCCTGCGGACCTACTGGCCCGAGCAGGCGATCAGCGACGGCAGCTGGACGCCACCGAAGGTATCGAAGAGCTAA